attgtcacattgggaaaatgaaataaacacagtAAAATAAACTGTACAAAGGCAAAgtagaataacaaaaaatattttactaaaacataAGATTTACAGAAGTTTCCAGACAAGCCATGCAAAATGGTCACAAGCTTTTTCCTGAAGGAAGGATTCTACACTTGACAGCAAAGTCACAATGTTATTAGTGAGGGCTGTGATGTTTGTTTAATGTTCCCATTTTGGTTCAGACAATCAAGCTTGTCCATCTACAGCGTCTAAATAAAGTTAGACTTGGCTAGAGAGCATATTCTAAAGAACTGGTTAGCTGCTTTTAACCGATACAATTAGATCACcataaaaagggggaaaggagcccataaaattaaaataaaactacctctccccctcaaaaataataataaagaaaaaaatccacacccTTGCAGCTAACCCTGACAACTGCCTTCATTCACAGTGCTTTATACTTAAACCATGATGggggaaatgaataaaagcagagaggggCCACTGCTTTTAAATGTTTCACAACAATCCAGATGGTACTTCtagcctctgctcatgctttacAACAGTGAATCAGGACAAGACATAGATTTGCTAATGTGCATTTAATCACCAAAGGACTGAAGATGTCTGGGCTTTTATTCTGTAATGTTTCTAAGATTGTGTccattaaatgcaaacaaaaaaggaagaagtcttgGCAGAACAGGAGAAGTGATGCACACTTGATGATCAGATCGATTTTCAATATTATTCATGGCATATAGCCTAGTCCATGCTCTAGCTGTTTCTATGGCTTGAGCTTCGTTGGTGTTCCACTGCTCTGCTACATCATTTGCTAACGGATCATCTGGATTGGGAGCACTTAACAAAGCCTTTATCGATAGCAGAACTGTGCAGATCTGCAGTGTTGGGGAccacttatctttcaaaatatctaaacatattcTTCCCAACTTGTCTATATCAGGATGATAAATTTTGGTCATGAAACATACTTTAGGGGCTGCCATCGGGTATTCTTCTGGAAGGAATAGTTCAAGTTTAAAAGTCCCTCCCTCAAAGGGGGAATCCTGGGGGCCAGCAATGACCACATGAAAATAAGGGGCGTTGCTCTCATCTGGTTCTGCTTTAATGCCAGGAACTGGTTCTGCCAGCAAACGCTGGGTTTCCTTGATAATCCTGCGGGGCAGCCCGGGTCTAGCTACTAGGATCTTGTTAGATCCCGAGTTTCGCCTCTGTTCTCGACTCTGGCTCTGCTCGCCTcacccacattttctttatcccttcatcagtcaacggacatttgggctctctccatagctttgctattgttgataatgctgctgtaaatatcaggatgcatgtaccccttcaagtCTGtattttttgtgtcctttggataaatacctagtagtgcaatttctggtcatagggtagttctatttttaacttttcgagGAACCTCCATGTTGTTCTCCATAGcggctgcaacagtttgcattcccaccaacagtgcatcaCTCTTAGATTTTTAATATCGCATGATAAAACAAGAACTCTGTTAGGCATCCCAGTTGTTTTCTCCTATTTATTACCTCCACAATGATAATTTCCTTATGCATCAATTAGATTTCAAAGGAATTAATCATAACAGTCCAGAGCTGGATTCTTTTCAGAGCCTAAAATCTACTTTGCATTTTGTTAAaggagttttcttcttttaaaagatttcttacTTTTCTGAATTCTAGCCAGTAAGCCAGATGAATCGCTAGAACAAACTTTGGCCTTCTTTTAGTTTCCTTCTCCACAAAACTAGTTATTTAGTgcttccttttaaataaattttgaagtatATTATTGTTTCCGttataaaaagcttaaaaacacaggattttattatttgtaatgaaTCTATATTTCCTAATGTGCTTCCTTTACTttagagatatttgcacacctaCTTTATCTAGAAAAAGCAAGTTTTAGACAATGCTTGTAATTTAAGGGAACAAACAAACACTTAAACAAATTTCCAAATAGACTCAACCACTCTTCCAAGTTATCACTTCCTTGACACATTCTTTGTGAGATAAGACAAAGTATTTCAAGTAGCTCAGATAACGGAGTTGCTGCAAGTTGCTATTGCCATAACAGAAGTTTTAGAATAGTCTTTTCTATGGCCTTGACAGCTCAGTGAAATAACAGAGCCTTGACAGAACCTCACTGATAttggaaaacaataaaaccaatATATCCTACAGCTAGGACATTAAATTAAATTCCCATCATGTTATCTTTGGTGGCTGTTCATTTGCTGGTTAAGAATCCCTTGGCATTTCTTTGAAACAGTATGTGATAACTGTGCTCTCTAGACtaacattaattttcattttcttccttttttttaatagctaaacATATGGTACAGTGCTTTTAAATTTCCCTACTTGGTCACCCGTAGATGTTTTTCAATTTCTGAAATAAGAAAAGTGCTTTTTAGGAAACATATATACAGTACTTAAACATTAATAGAGAGATTTTACATCTTAATGTTAATTAGTGAGTCGATCCAGGAAATGCATTGTACTATTAGATTATGCATTGTCAGATTAGTCTAAATAAAGTCAGGCTAGGATATTCTCTTTTATAAGAAGGGGAATCCCACAGTTGGATCTACCATGTTAACTCACTTCTTTAGGTTGAGTAAGCTTCTCCAGTTAAATCATCTCCTTTGCTTCCAGGGTCTTCCGTTTTTCAGTCATTTTCCCATGCTGCCACCATGGTTATCATCCAAACATCAtgcttcatttctctgctttgaaAGTGTTGTTGGTTCCCCATTACTCACAGGACAAACTCATAATGATCTTATTATCATAGGATGCAAATCTCTCCACAAGTTAGTTCTAATCATCTAACATCATTTTCTGCTTCTACTCATTTCTTCTGTGTTCTAGCCACATGCAACTTCTTTGTGGTCCCTGAACATTCCTTATCCTGGAAACTCCATGTGTTTGTTTCATCCTTTATGACTTTTGAGTAAACTCTCTTCCTCAGGGGCCTGTGGCACTCCCATAATGGCATGAAATTGAGGTAGGATCCTAGTTCTCACTTAAGCCAAGGTCTCTGATCTCGAAGGACATTCCTAGAGACATGATTTCTCTTGGCAACATGGGAGAGTGCATAGTGTCCATAAATTTCCTGCCCAAAGTCCTTTCATTTGGAAATTGTGTTTGCTGTGCTTTGTATAAAAGAGTAGGCAACAACTTTCTTCTCAGAATAGAATATGGAATAATggaattgtggttttatttttatttttatttttttttataaaggaaatttctaaaggaatttttatttatttttttctttttttaatttttatttatttatgatagagagagagagaggcgcagagacacaggcagagggagaagcaggctccatgcactgggagcccgacgtgggattcgatcccgggtctccaggatcgcgccctgggccaaaggcaggcgctaaaccgctgcgccacccagggatcccatggaatTGTGGTTTTAAAGCCCTGTGGGTCAATAATTTTTACTCTGCTAAAAGCAGTAAGAATGCTTATAACActtctctctgttttccttcACCTCAGACTGGTGACTCATGGCCACAGGGACTGAGCTATGAGTAGCAGATGACCTCTCTGATCATTGCAGAGTGAGTGATACTAGCTCTAGTTCTTTACTCCATTTGGGCACTTTAAGAATCTTACCTTCAGGCAGAGGGTAGAGGAAAAGGCAATAGATGGATATCACTTGCTGCCATATTTGATAGAGTTCAGTAAGACTCAGTCCTTAGTAGCTAGACCTTGCTCCTGCAGTTTTATTCTCATTAAGAAGAATCACAGAACAACATTGACCAAAGAGAAGAAGCATTCCAGTTTCGAAGAACCGAGAGTATACTCTATTCCCTTTGTATGGAATTAATAATTCTCTTTTCTACATGATCGCTGATACTCCCCTGgagttttctaattcttcttctCTACCAGGGAGAGTGCCTCTCCACTGAATTGTGCTCCATCAGATATTTTGTGCAAtgctcaaactttttttttaaaaagatttatttatttactttggagagagagaacacaagtagggaaGAGGGACCGAGGGAGAGGAGAGGATCTAAAGCatactctctgctgagtgcacatcccagagccctgagattgtgaccggagctgaaaccaagagttggatgcttaactgactgagccacaccaGCGCCCCTTATGTAATGCTCCTATTACAGAGGTTTTAAGTTATGCATAtcatcatcctttttttaaaaaggttttatttatttattcatgagagacacagagagagagagggcagagacataggcagagggagaagcaggctccctgtggggaacccaatgtgggactcgatcccaggaccccaggatcacaacctgagcctaaggcagatgctcaaccactgagccaccaaggtgccttgTCATTGTTATTTCTTAACATCTCCCTCACTAACCTGTATCTCATGTGCTTTGGTTGGTATTTCCAGTACTTAGTGTGGTGCTTGGCCCATAGTTAAGTAGATAAGTAATAAATTTTGAATGAGTGAAGGACATGGCACTAATGAACAAAAAGAAGTCGAGACATCtctaaattttgatatgttgttaAATTTTCCCTATTGCATTTTATAAGCAAAACAAAGTAACTTTTATTACATGTGATTTGTGCACTAAGTGCTTTGCATGACATGCAGATATCGAAGTCCCCCACTAATTTGGAAACATTtctaatatatactttaaaaaagtagCAGTAGGGACTAATTTAATTTGGgttgaatgaaatatttcttgaatattatTCACAAGAACTTGGCAAATTGGCAAACACATTTATtcattaacaaacatttattgagcaccaactatgGACCAGGCATGGTGCTTGGATAACAAAGATTAACAATATACTCTTTGTTCATGAAACTTCCAGTTTAGagtaattaacaaataaatgaagaaataattatttagagAATTGTATAAAGTAGgaagaaaattatcaaatataaTGATGATTATATTTTTTCAGTCTGGGAAAGAAATAGTACTTAGAAATTGGTTgccttaatatataaataaaagcatttggaAATTGATTCAGGGTACCTTGAAATCTCAGCAAATGCTATATAACCAGAATCCTTTTGTTATCTTTAAAGGTATTAATAAATGAAGCATTGTTATAGGAACCATTTTGATAAGGAGACTGAcaagttattttctatttaagtttttattcatggTATTTGTTGAGATTTATACATATAAAGTCGTATATATATCACCATAAAGGAAAGATGAGCCATATATTTCTAGCTCATCAACAGTTTCCTTGTCATATGTGGTTTTCACTTCATCTTTAATGCTGTTTTCTTACAATGACAAGAGTATTACATTGGAAGCCTATTGAggaattttattatcttttaaaaatctattgttgATGAGAATTGGGGCTGAATGCTTGCTGATAAATGTTAACAGTAATATGAAGTGTCTACAAGAAGGcttctatttgtctattcatttAAACACCCTCATCAGTCACACACTGAGGGAAAATGGGTGAAGGCAGGAGAGAGTAACAGAACATTCATTAGGGCTGATTATGTTAATAGCCATTTGACCTAGATTTCATAGACCTACCAATTTTTTGAGTATTTACTCATTTTCCTAACTGAAACAGCATTTTTGCTCTCTTCACAAGGATATCCAGAGAGATGTGTCCAAAATTCAGAATATATTGCAAAGAGAAGATGATATGTACATTCTCCATCAGTTATTATTTCTAGGCACTTCAATTTTTGATAAAGTAGTATGAGAGCTGCGTGTCACCAGCcttcattaattcagcaaatatggATTGAGCACCCCTTACTTACCAAGTCTTGTTCTTggcattgtatgtatgtatgtggttGTTCCATAGATCTGAGGGAATAATACATACCAGCATCAATCATCACAGTAATGTTAGTTTTTTTCTCATGTACTGCCACTGTGTTGGCTCATTTCTTTATGTGGTATGTTTGGGGAGAAGTTTTCAATATAAGTAAAATGAACATTCAAGTTCTTATTCTGAATCTGATTAAAACTAAAGATTTTGAagtatattattttgaattaaataaaactctGTATTGGGAATGCAACCCAAACTAGCACTGGCTTTTCTCTTTTACCTCTGTTCTTAGGCTGACTTTCTCCATGAGGTAGAAAAGAGAGCTCCCAGAAACCCAGGTTTacattgttcttgttttttttttatcagctgaTGATTGCCTTCTTTCCTATATGTAAGTCTCCCCAAACACACTGATCGACTCTGCCTGGAACATGTAAACCCTGGGCCAATATGTTCAGATTGATTGGTTAACCTTGGTTTTGTGCCCACCCTTGAGGAGAGCTAGATAGAGTAGAAATATTGACAGCCTTTATAGGATCATAGGAAGTGGGGGAAGGGTAGCAtgctaatgaagaaaaaaagaaaagggtgcTGTTTCCTGAGGAAGGATTAAAAGATGCTGGCAGGCAAAAAACAACAGATGTctcacaaatatatatgaaatttaattgTTTCTGTGGCTTATCTGAAGAGACATTctaagtatattaaaattaatgtagaatattatataacatttttcaaaataaattgacTGAAGATAGTGAAATCAGGAAATTCTAGCTTATATTAGGAATTACCTCTATTTAAAAGAGTATCTTCTTTTTGAATGAATAGGCATTTTAAGAAGAGtacttctttgtttctctttgataGATACActtttggcttttaattttggTATAATTTCAAGATTATAAAAAAGTTACAGGAATAGTACAAGGAACTctgatttagggatccctgggtggtgcagcggtttggtgcctgcctttggccggggagcgatccgggagacccgggatcgaatcccacgtcgggctcccggtgcatggagcctgcttctccctctgcctgtgtctctgcctctctctctctctctctgtgtgtgactatcataaataaattaaaaaaaaaaaaaaaaaaggaactctgatTTACTCATATACATTTTACCTagatttattgtttatattatgtactatctgttctctttatttttctgaacttttgGAGAGTAAATTGGAGACACTATGCACTTTATCCTTAAATACTTTATTGCATGTTTTTAAGAACAAGGATATGGTCCTGAATAACTTCAATATAGTTAACCACATCAGGAAATTTAAAGCTGATACAATACTATTATTTAATTTAGACTCTACAATATTTAAACTGTCAGTTATCCCAAAATTATGACTATTTTTTCATAGTCCAGGATCCAACAAGGGCCACACATTgcattgttttcatatttatttagtctcctttaatctggaagagtctcagattttctttgtgtttcttgaCCTTATTTTATTTAAGGGCATAGGCTGATTATTATCAAGAATAtactcagtttgggtttgtctcaTATTTTCATGGTGAATTTCAGACtatgaaaatttttaagaatttttaaaattaaagtatagttgacatacaatgttacattagttttaggggTACAACATGATTGTAACTCTGTACCTTATGTTATACTCACATGGGTAGCTACCATTTGTCACACTGTTACCATACCATcaactatatttcctatgctgaaGCATTCATTcatatgacttattcattctgcaACTGTAAACCTGACCTCCCCTTCTCCTTCACTCGTTTTGCCCATTCCCTTACCccttttcccccacccctctctcctctggcagccatcaaattgttctccatatttatgggtctgtttcttgtttgttcagttgttttgctttttagattccacatataaatgaaatcatatcatatttgtctttctctgtctgactttcacttagcataatactttctaggtccattcatgttgttggaAATTTCAAGGtctcattctttgttatggctgaataatattccattacacatgcatgcacacacacacggacacacaccttctttatccattcatctattggtgaatacttaagttgcttccatatcttggctattgtaaataattctgcagcAAAcgtaggggtgcatatatctttttgaattagtgttttcattttctttgggtaaatacccagtagtggaattactagattatatgttatttgtatttttagttttttgagaacctccataatgttttccacagtagctgtaccaatttacattcccaccaacagtacacaaagtttcctttttctctacatccttgctaatacttgttatttcttgtccatttgattctagccattctgacaggtgtaaggtaatatctcattgtgactttgatttgcatttccttgataatgagtcatgttgagcatcttttcatgtgtcttttggccatctacatatcttccttggagaaatatctattcacgTCCTATTAAGCTATGAGTTTTTGTAGGAATAACACAAAAGTGATGTTGTCCTTTTCAGTATGCTTATGATATTGTTTTGTCCAATATTAGTGATACTAATcatacaaagacacacacacatctatatttaaatatctatattaatattaatatttatatctgtttacatttaaaaagtatgagTTTATTCTGATGTCAATATTaatacattcatttgttcatcatacttgattttttttttgagtttgtatAATGTGCGGAGCACCTTATCAGTCACTCTAGAGAACTGAGATTAGGAAAAGATATCTGTGTCAGAAAGGTCTTATTAAtttgattgacttctttcatttggtgatggaaaacatactttttaaagatttgtaagaAATCTAAGAAGAAATAAGTATTCAGTCTGTTAAGGAAACCCAGAGAAGGTTTGTTGTGTAAATTGCATAACTTACTATACCTAAAAACAGAAAGCCCATGAAGTGTAGAGAGGTATACGTGGTCCCCATGTGACTGCAGGAAAAGTGTCCTTGTGGTTAATTTTCTGAAGCTGATGTGTTACTGTGCTTGAGGCATATTTACTTTTCAGATCCAATCTGTGAAGATGTTAGAGTAGATGCATGTTGGCTTACCAAAAAAACCACTGAAGTATTGGGTTGTAGAAAGAAATTAACTTCATGAGTTATCCATGAAATTATAGTTATAGGGAAAAATCTCTAGAGCTGAATTTATGatggaatgttttccattttacacTGATGTTCCTCATTGTTAAATGTACCACTCTCAAACCTGCAAATTAATAGTAGTTTCTCaaattttttagttcttttactgTAGTATTAGTGAACAACCTTGTCTTTCTTGTCATCCCATGAGGcatgttttatagattttattgatGATTCAGATGACTGAGAGGAATTCAACTTCTTTTTTACTTCCTGGACTTTCTTTAGAGAAGagtaattaacatacaatgttctaAATTATAAGATAAAGGTGTTATTTCATTATGAAGCACAGATATTTACATGTACACTCAATTGACATTTACACATAAATTACATTTGTgtcatattctattattttatagtaaatacattggaattatttttctcaaaaacaacaacagcataAACTATTAATTATTGATAAAGGACAATCTTTACTTCAACCAAGACTCATTAGCTCCTGAACAACAAACATTTTATACTCCATTAGTAATGAGAAGGGGGGAGAGTCAATTATTCTACCATTTGGTCAAATGTCTTATAACAAAATTGTGTGCCCTTAGGAAATAAAGATGATAAAAGCTAACTCATAAAGTGCCTATTATGTACCAGGAACCATTCTAAGTGTGTTATATGTATGAGCTCATACATGTATTGAGCTCATACATGTATGAGCTCAAACTCCTATGAGGTTTATGGCACAGAGAGGTTTAATTAAtttccaaagtcacatagcaacaaaaaaattaaaaaagtctCATAACTACAAAAGGTGAAACTGGGGTTTGAACCTGGGGAATCTGTCTTGTGAATCTAGGGTCCTAACAAATTGTCTCTATTCAGTTGCTAATTAGACTAACTTATTCCTGCAAAGTTTTTATACtatgttataatttaaaataatgtataatgtagacattttgaaagatactactttaataacaataatttaaaaattcttactatCATGTATAGTTTTTACAACAACCATTTGttaattcttcttaaatttgttttaggTGATTGAAAGTCCAAACTGCAGAAATAGATTTAAATGCCTGTtcattagtaaaaataaaatgctgcagTTTGTTAGTTGATTTTGGCTTTTAATGTATCCTGTTTAACCCTGAAGGAACACTAGTACATTAGATATgtgcctaatttaaaaaaaggaactcatGAATATAGCTACTATACTGttgtttatataaaagaaaaaatttgaatcaTAACTCTGGAATATCTCAGTTGGCACATATGTTCCCTGGCaaaggaaagattaaaattaCATTGGTTTCTAAATTTCTGAAGACCAATTAGTTTGCTGATATTCATTTACATTCTTCCCTGAATATGAGAAAGTGCTTTAATTTACTTGCAATTGATGACAGAATTACTCTAGAGGCATGTAtagaagattgaaaaaaaaattttttttgatttgaAGGCAAGGGTGATATATGTTACAGTATTACCCTATTTAATTAGATAATCCATATAAGATTTATTCTATCAACTGTCTTCATTGTTCCATCTTATGTGAATGGAGACACAGTGTGCTGTAGTAGAACGACTACTGGATTAGTCTTACTTCCCAACTTAGACATGAAATCTTAAATGAAGTCATTTAAcatttgagcctcagtttctttgagATGTTGTTTAAAGGTAGTGTCTTCATTAATTAATGTAGAGAGCCATAAAATTTAGTTTAGCTTGgttagacattatttttaaaaattattgaactatatatatagtaacagctttattgcagtataatttacatatcataaatTTTTCTATCTAATGTATACAATTGTGCTATATTAGTAAGTTTACACTGTTGTGCAATTATTACCATAATTCAAGTTTTGGAATAGTTTGTCACCCCAAAAAGATCCTCTATTCCCATTTTTAGTTATTCTCTATTCCCACCTTTAGTCCCAGCCAGCCACTAGTCTACGTTCTGTATTTGTAGATTTGACTTGTCttgacatttcatttaaatggtctttcctgtctggcttcttttctcCATAGAATAATTTTgaagtttatccatgttgtagttatgtatcagtactttattcttttttaatgcttaGTAATATTCTGCAACATACATACACCACATATTCTTTAATTCATtaatcagttgatgggcatttgagttgtttccacgtTTTGACCATTATGAATAATGTAATTATGGACAatgtgtacaagtttttatgtgaacatatgcTATTATGTTGAGCTATACTTATGCTGATGTTTGAatggaaattgtattttattcacCATATATAATGTTTCAAATGGAGAGATTGTAAAGAATTTAACATATTTTCCTCATAGTTATATAGCAAATGGGTTGTGACTTGGTAGCTCTAAGTAAggtattttttcctcttatataTGAATGAAACATTATAATATACAAAAACCTTATCTTTTCTGTCagagttatttcctttttttttttttttttttgcatagaacTAACAGACTTTTTATAGGGGCTTTGTAGAGTGGGTACATTCTGAAAACTCAGA
The genomic region above belongs to Vulpes lagopus strain Blue_001 chromosome 3, ASM1834538v1, whole genome shotgun sequence and contains:
- the LOC121486344 gene encoding ubiquitin-conjugating enzyme E2 N-like, coding for MHSPMLPREIMSLGMSFEIRDLGLSEQSQSREQRRNSGSNKILVARPGLPRRIIKETQRLLAEPVPGIKAEPDESNAPYFHVVIAGPQDSPFEGGTFKLELFLPEEYPMAAPKVCFMTKIYHPDIDKLGRICLDILKDKWSPTLQICTVLLSIKALLSAPNPDDPLANDVAEQWNTNEAQAIETARAWTRLYAMNNIENRSDHQVCITSPVLPRLLPFLFAFNGHNLRNITE